The Hydrogenispora ethanolica genome includes the window CCTGGAAGTGCCGGAATTGAGCGGCGACTATCTGGACTGGGACCAGGTTTGGAGCAATTACGAACGCGTCTTGACCTGGCTGTCGGTTCTCTATAGCCGCACGATGAACTGCATCCACTATATGCACGATAAATATAATTATGAACGGGTTCAGATGGCTCTGCTGGATTCGCAACCCCACCGTCATATGGCCTTCGGAATGGCCGGCCTGTCGGTGGTAGCGGACTCGCTGAGCGCGATCCGTTACGGCAAGGTCAAGGTGGTCCGCGATGAACGGGGCATCGCCCAGGAGTTCGTGGCCACCGGCGACTTCCCATGCTACGGCAATGACGACGACCGGGTCGACGGCCTGGCGGTCCGGGTGATCCGTTACTTCTACAATTCGCTGGCCGCCCAACCGATCTACCGGGATGCCTTGCCGACCCTTTCCATTTTGACCATTACTTCCAATGTAGTGTACGGCAAGAAGACCGGCCCCACGCCGGACGGCCGGCCGGCCGGGAAACCCTTCGCCCCGGGCGCCAATCCGATGCACGGCCGCGAAAAGGCCGGAGTGGTTGCGGCGATGCGTTCGGTCGCCAAATTGCCCTATGACATCTGCCGCGACGGGATCTCGTATACTTTTTCGATTACCCCGCGGGCGTTGGGCGACCGGCCCGAGGAGCGGGTCCTGAATCTGCTGGCCCTGATCGACGGCTATTTCGGAGCTTTGGGGCACCATATCAATGTCAATGTCTACAGCCGCGAGACCTTGATCGAGGCGATGGATCATCCGGAACTCTACCCCAATCTGACGATCCGCGTCTCCGGCTATGCGGTGCACTTCATCAAACTCAGCCGGGAACAACAGCTGGAAGTGATTGAACGGACCATCTATGAGCGGATGTAGGGTAAAAAGTGCTTCATTTCAATAAATAAAAGCGGTCCCGCCGCAGCTGAAACCGGATGCGCCGACCACTGCGGCGACGCGATCGCCCCGTTTTAAACGGCCGTTCTCCTCCGCCAGCGCCATGCCCAGCGGAATGGAGGCGCTGCCGGTATTGCCCACTCGCGAAAAGGTGTTATAGGCCTTTTGAACCAGGTTTTCATCCAGATCGCCCCAGAACTTGCGCGGATCGCCGGTCACCTGATGAAAAAACCAAATGTCGATGTCCCCCAGTATGTTTCGGGCCTTTTCCAAAAAGGCCGGCACGAATTGGGGCAAGATCTCCAGGGCGGTCATGGCCAGCCGTTTGCTTTTGACCAGGATCTTCAGGTCGTCCCTTTCCTTGCCGATCTTTACCCGGCAGAGGTCGTTATACTGGCCGTAAGTCTCGAAATCAAATTCCGTGAACCCCCGATGCTCCGGGTCATCCCGCAGCAACATGGCGGCAGCGCCGTCGGAGATGGTCAATGCCGAGAAACCGGAGAGGTTCTCCCCGGAATCGAACAAATGCCACGGGATCCGCTCCGATCCGTCCTCGGCGGCGACGATTAGAGCATTCCGGTATTTGCCGCTTTTGATATAGAGGTCGGCGATCTCCATGCCGTTTAAAAAACTATTGCAGGCGTTGGACAGATCAAAGGCATGGGCGCGGTTTGCGCCCAGCCGGTCCTGCAGGATAATGGCCATGGCCGGCTCCACATAATCGCGCAGCATTCCGACGTAGAGAATGAAGTCCAGATCCCGGGGGTCAAAGTTCGTCTTGGCCAGGCAATTTTGGGCCGCTTGGGCCGCCATGTCGGCCCCGCTTTCCCCCGGAGCTTTGAAATGGCGCAGCTCCGCTTGGTTGAGCGTGAGCTTTTTCGCTAATTTTTCGATATCAACGTCCGGACCGCCTCGGGTCCTGAGCATCTGAAGCAACTGGTCATTGGTAATTTGATGATCCGGCAAATAATATCCGATGCCGGCGATGGATAAGCCCATAAGAAAACCTCCCAAACGGTGATAAACCGCTATATAAATCCAGTATTGCCCGGAGACAGCGGGCGTATGTTGTATAGTTCTGTCAGCGGAGGGAATACTCATTTGAGCATGGGTTTCTTTATTCTACTCCAAAATTTTGATTGGATGTTCCGGCATGAGCTTGTGCCGGAAGTAGCGATTTCTCAATTCAGCTTTCAATGAGAAATCGTCCGTAAATCGTCAAAAATCATTCAAAAGGTGCATACGATGCGGGATACCATCACAATCGGAACGATTGCCGGATGCATTTCGTCGGCGGTTATGACGCTCGTTATCTTGATCGTCCGCTGGATGGGTTTTCAATTCATAACGACCTGGGAGACGGCGGCGGCCATTTTTCTCAATCCGGAACTGGTCCACACGCCGGTCGGGTATCTGATCGGCTTCATCGGCCAATTCATCCTAGGGGCCACCTTTGGGATCGCGGTAGCCTACACGCTGCGCTTTACCGGCAAGGATTACTATATCCTGAAAGGCATCGGTGTCGGGGCGATGTACTGGATGGGGACGGTGGGCTTCTTTATGCATTTGTTGCACATCGCTATCGAAGGAAGAGGCGATCCGCTCTCCAATATCATGGCGGTGATCGAATTTAATATTCTAGGGATCATCAATGCCGGCATCATTGCCAAGTATGCTGATTTTCGGAAAATCCGGTGAGACTCCACGAGGGAGACTCATTCATGGAACGCAGCGCGGCGTTTGCCCCGCTACGCTTAGGGAGGAGCGTTCTCTTTGGGAAAAATTCAATCCATTCAAAGTTTTTCCACGGTCGATGGTCCGGGATCCCGCGCGGTGGTTTTTTTTCAGGGATGCCCGATGGGCTGCGTATTCTGCCATAATCCGGATTCCTGGGCCGCTACGGGCGGTGAGGAGCTGGAAGTTGAGGTACTATTGCGCCGCCTGGAGCGCTTTCGGCCTTTTCTGCGTCAACCGGGGCTGACGCTCAGCGGCGGAGAACCGCTGTTTCAACCGCAATTCGCCTTGGAACTGATGGAGCGGGCGAAACGGGCCGGCTGGCACGTGGCCTTGGATACTTCCGGTTGGGGGCCGCCGGAGACTTTCATTCGAATCGCAACTGCGGCCGATCTGGTCATTTTCTCCATCAAGCACCCCTTGTCTCCGGAACGGCTGGCGCCGCATTGCAATTCCCGGGACATCTCCCAGAACTGGCGGGCTTTGGCGCGCTTGCCCATTCCGGTGTGGCTGCGCTATGTGTTGATCCCCGGCTGGAGCGACCAGTCCGAGGCCTTGGCAGCGCTGGCCGGCATGGCGCGACAGCTGCCGAATCTGGAGCGCCTGGAAGTGCTGCCCTT containing:
- a CDS encoding 3-oxoacyl-ACP synthase III family protein, giving the protein MGLSIAGIGYYLPDHQITNDQLLQMLRTRGGPDVDIEKLAKKLTLNQAELRHFKAPGESGADMAAQAAQNCLAKTNFDPRDLDFILYVGMLRDYVEPAMAIILQDRLGANRAHAFDLSNACNSFLNGMEIADLYIKSGKYRNALIVAAEDGSERIPWHLFDSGENLSGFSALTISDGAAAMLLRDDPEHRGFTEFDFETYGQYNDLCRVKIGKERDDLKILVKSKRLAMTALEILPQFVPAFLEKARNILGDIDIWFFHQVTGDPRKFWGDLDENLVQKAYNTFSRVGNTGSASIPLGMALAEENGRLKRGDRVAAVVGASGFSCGGTAFIY
- a CDS encoding radical SAM protein — protein: MGKIQSIQSFSTVDGPGSRAVVFFQGCPMGCVFCHNPDSWAATGGEELEVEVLLRRLERFRPFLRQPGLTLSGGEPLFQPQFALELMERAKRAGWHVALDTSGWGPPETFIRIATAADLVIFSIKHPLSPERLAPHCNSRDISQNWRALARLPIPVWLRYVLIPGWSDQSEALAALAGMARQLPNLERLEVLPFNSLAEEKWHQTGLTSPLFQGTPLRVTEEAVRAAERLIGWQPDGKSK